The Clostridium septicum genome contains a region encoding:
- the murB gene encoding UDP-N-acetylmuramate dehydrogenase yields the protein MNQYKDFKDLFKDFYSEDSIKIDAPMKEYVHFRVGGPADILLIPNNKEQVIKTIKVCRKNNIPFYVVGNGSNLLVRDGGIRGVVIKLGNVKHIKVNENRVKAECGAMLKDVSDAALKNSLTGFEFACGIPGTVGGAVFMNAGAYNGEISHVIESAEAIDSEGNLLTLTHDELDLGYRSSVIMKKGYIVLSATFKLEKGNGNNIKEKVDDLTFKRESKQPLEYPSAGSTFKRPEGYFAGKLIEDAGLKGFSLGGAAVSQKHSGFVINKGGATAKDILDLIHHVQNEVKRQFGVELHPEVRIIGED from the coding sequence ATGAATCAATATAAGGATTTTAAGGATTTATTTAAAGATTTTTACAGTGAAGACAGTATAAAAATAGATGCCCCTATGAAAGAATATGTTCATTTTAGAGTAGGTGGACCGGCTGATATACTATTAATACCTAATAATAAAGAACAAGTAATAAAAACAATTAAGGTTTGCAGAAAAAACAATATACCTTTTTACGTAGTGGGAAATGGTTCTAATTTATTAGTTAGAGATGGCGGAATAAGAGGCGTTGTTATAAAACTTGGAAATGTTAAGCATATAAAAGTTAATGAAAATAGAGTTAAAGCAGAGTGTGGAGCTATGTTAAAAGATGTTTCAGATGCCGCATTAAAGAATTCTTTAACTGGATTTGAATTTGCTTGTGGAATTCCAGGGACTGTGGGTGGAGCTGTCTTTATGAATGCAGGTGCATATAATGGAGAAATATCTCATGTTATAGAGTCAGCAGAGGCTATAGACTCGGAAGGAAATCTATTAACTCTTACTCATGATGAATTAGATTTAGGATATAGATCATCAGTAATTATGAAAAAAGGATATATAGTTTTATCAGCCACATTTAAACTAGAAAAAGGTAATGGAAATAATATAAAAGAAAAAGTTGATGATTTAACTTTTAAGAGAGAATCTAAGCAACCATTAGAATATCCGTCAGCAGGAAGTACATTTAAAAGACCTGAAGGATATTTTGCAGGGAAATTAATTGAAGATGCAGGTTTAAAAGGTTTTTCTTTAGGTGGGGCAGCTGTTTCTCAAAAACATTCAGGATTTGTAATAAATAAAGGCGGAGCAACTGCTAAAGATATATTAGATTTAATACATCATGTTCAAAATGAAGTAAAAAGACAATTTGGTGTAGAATTACATCCTGAAGTTAGAATAATCGGTGAAGATTAA